Proteins encoded in a region of the Streptomyces sp. NBC_01298 genome:
- a CDS encoding DEAD/DEAH box helicase, with amino-acid sequence MTTTASHHLSPAFPGRAPWGTASALRAWQQGALDRYLETQPRDFLAVATPGAGKTTFALTLASWLLHHHVVQQVTVVAPTEHLKKQWAEAAARIGIRLDPDYSAGPLSKDYHGVAVTYAGVGVRPMLHRNRCEQRKTLVILDEIHHAGDSKSWGEACLEAFDPATRRLALTGTPFRSDTNPIPFVAYEEGNDGIRRSSADYTYGYGNALGDGVVRPVIFLSYSGNMRWRTKAGDEIAARLGEPMTKDAISQAWRTALDARGDWMPNVLRAADQRLTEVRKGIPDAGGLVIAADQDSARAYAKLIREITGSKATVVLSDDTGASKRIDEFAASNDRWMVAVRMVSEGVDVPRLAVGVYATTISTPLFFAQAVGRFVRSRRRGETASVFLPTIPYLLGFANEMEVERDHVLDKPKKQGEEDPYADSEKEMEEANKQEDEDTGDEEQMSFEALESDAVFDRVLYDGAEFGMQAHPGSEEEQDYLGIPGLLEPDQVQMLLQKRQSRQIAHSKRKPDSEADLLELPADRRPVVSHKELLELRKSLNTMVGAYVHQSGKPHGVLHTELRRVCGGPPSAEATAGQLRERIKKVQEWATRMR; translated from the coding sequence GTGACTACTACCGCCTCCCACCACCTCTCACCCGCCTTCCCCGGCCGCGCGCCGTGGGGTACCGCCAGCGCCCTGCGAGCTTGGCAGCAGGGTGCGCTGGACCGGTACCTGGAGACCCAGCCGCGCGACTTCCTCGCCGTCGCCACCCCCGGCGCCGGCAAGACCACCTTCGCGCTGACCCTCGCCTCCTGGCTGCTCCACCACCACGTGGTGCAGCAGGTGACCGTCGTCGCGCCCACCGAGCACCTGAAGAAGCAGTGGGCGGAGGCCGCCGCCCGGATAGGGATCCGGCTGGATCCGGATTACTCCGCGGGGCCGCTCAGCAAGGATTACCACGGGGTCGCCGTCACGTACGCGGGTGTGGGCGTGCGGCCGATGCTGCACCGCAACCGGTGCGAGCAGCGCAAGACGCTGGTCATTCTCGACGAGATCCACCACGCCGGTGACTCGAAGTCCTGGGGCGAGGCCTGCCTGGAGGCCTTCGACCCGGCGACCCGGCGGCTCGCGCTCACCGGTACGCCTTTCCGGTCCGATACGAATCCCATTCCTTTCGTGGCGTATGAGGAAGGGAACGACGGAATTCGGCGGTCCTCCGCCGATTACACGTACGGCTACGGGAACGCGCTCGGGGACGGGGTCGTGCGGCCCGTCATCTTCCTTTCCTACAGCGGCAACATGCGCTGGCGCACCAAGGCGGGCGACGAGATCGCCGCCCGCCTCGGCGAGCCGATGACCAAGGACGCCATCTCGCAGGCCTGGCGTACGGCGCTCGACGCGCGCGGCGACTGGATGCCGAACGTGCTGCGCGCCGCCGACCAGCGGCTGACCGAGGTCCGCAAGGGCATCCCGGACGCGGGCGGGCTGGTCATCGCCGCCGATCAGGACTCCGCGCGGGCCTACGCCAAGCTCATCCGGGAGATCACCGGGAGCAAGGCCACCGTCGTGTTGTCCGACGACACCGGTGCCTCGAAGCGGATCGACGAGTTCGCCGCGAGCAACGACCGGTGGATGGTCGCCGTCCGCATGGTGTCCGAGGGCGTCGACGTACCGCGGCTCGCCGTCGGCGTGTACGCCACCACCATCTCGACCCCGCTGTTCTTCGCGCAGGCCGTCGGGCGCTTCGTGCGCTCGCGCCGGCGCGGCGAGACGGCGTCGGTGTTCCTGCCGACGATTCCCTACCTGCTGGGCTTCGCGAACGAGATGGAAGTCGAGCGCGACCACGTCCTCGACAAGCCGAAGAAGCAGGGCGAGGAAGACCCGTACGCCGACTCCGAGAAGGAGATGGAGGAGGCGAACAAGCAGGAGGACGAGGACACCGGCGACGAGGAGCAGATGTCCTTCGAGGCCCTGGAGTCCGACGCCGTCTTCGACCGGGTGCTCTACGACGGCGCCGAGTTCGGCATGCAGGCGCACCCGGGAAGCGAAGAGGAGCAGGACTACCTCGGCATCCCGGGACTGCTGGAGCCCGACCAGGTGCAGATGCTGCTCCAGAAGCGGCAGTCGCGGCAGATCGCGCACAGCAAGCGCAAGCCCGACTCGGAGGCGGACCTGCTGGAGCTGCCGGCCGACCGGCGGCCCGTGGTCTCGCACAAGGAACTGCTGGAGCTGAGGAAGTCGCTCAACACGATGGTGGGCGCCTACGTCCACCAGAGCGGCAAACCGCACGGGGTGCTCCACACCGAACTGCGCCGCGTGTGCGGCGGACCGCCGAGCGCGGAAGCCACGGCGGGACAGCTGCGCGAGCGGATCAAGAAGGTCCAGGAGTGGGCCACCCGGATGCGGTGA
- a CDS encoding betaine/proline/choline family ABC transporter ATP-binding protein (Members of the family are the ATP-binding subunit of ABC transporters for substrates such as betaine, L-proline or other amino acids, choline, carnitine, etc. The substrate specificity is best determined from the substrate-binding subunit, rather than this subunit, as it interacts with the permease subunit and not with substrate directly.), translating to MPAEPVPASASASASASGATIQLENLTKRYPGNPNPSVDDVSMEIKAGELVVFVGPSGCGKSTTLKMINRLIEPTSGRIRIGDEDVTDMDPVKLRRKIGYAIQSSGLFPHMTVAENIALVPKMTGWSKSRVKDRVEEMLDLVGLDPREFHGRYPRQLSGGQQQRVGVARALAADPPVLLMDEPFGAVDPITRDHLQDELIRLQHELHKTIVFVTHDFDEAIKLGDRIAVLRERSHIAQFDTPEAILTNPADDFVSGFVGAGAALKRLNLTRVRDVEIAEFPTVSVDDPLQQIFNTLRAGQGNELLMLDRRGRPYKWLRRGDLMRAKGSLARAGQLVHDTVTRDATLHDALEAVLTDSGGRVAVTGRRGEYIGVVDMETLMNSVHEMLEADRLTAAEHAHDLEELRHHRTERDLEGLRDGSEGS from the coding sequence GTGCCGGCCGAACCCGTGCCGGCCTCCGCCTCCGCCTCCGCCTCCGCCTCCGGCGCCACCATCCAGCTGGAGAATCTCACCAAGCGCTACCCCGGCAACCCCAACCCCTCCGTGGACGACGTCTCGATGGAGATCAAGGCGGGCGAGCTCGTGGTCTTCGTGGGCCCCTCCGGCTGCGGGAAGTCCACCACCCTCAAGATGATCAACCGGCTGATCGAGCCCACCTCCGGCCGGATCCGCATCGGCGACGAGGACGTCACCGACATGGACCCGGTCAAACTCCGCCGCAAGATCGGGTACGCGATCCAGTCCTCGGGGCTCTTCCCGCACATGACGGTCGCCGAGAACATCGCCCTGGTCCCGAAGATGACCGGCTGGTCCAAGTCCCGCGTGAAGGACCGGGTGGAGGAGATGCTCGACCTGGTCGGCCTGGACCCGCGCGAGTTCCACGGCCGCTACCCGCGCCAGCTCTCCGGCGGCCAGCAGCAGCGCGTGGGCGTGGCCCGGGCGCTCGCCGCCGACCCGCCCGTCCTGCTGATGGACGAGCCCTTCGGCGCCGTCGACCCGATCACCCGCGACCACCTCCAGGACGAGCTGATCCGGCTCCAGCACGAGCTGCACAAGACGATCGTCTTCGTCACCCATGACTTCGACGAGGCCATCAAGCTGGGCGACCGCATCGCCGTCCTGCGCGAGCGCTCGCACATCGCGCAGTTCGACACCCCCGAGGCGATCCTCACCAACCCCGCCGACGACTTCGTCTCCGGCTTCGTCGGCGCGGGCGCCGCCCTCAAACGGCTCAACCTCACCCGCGTGCGGGACGTGGAGATCGCCGAGTTCCCGACCGTCTCCGTCGACGACCCGCTCCAGCAGATCTTCAACACCCTGCGCGCCGGCCAGGGCAACGAACTGCTGATGCTGGACCGGCGCGGCCGCCCGTACAAATGGCTGCGCCGAGGCGACCTGATGCGCGCCAAGGGCTCGCTGGCCCGGGCCGGGCAGCTCGTGCACGACACGGTGACCCGGGACGCGACGCTGCACGACGCCCTGGAGGCCGTACTGACCGACAGCGGCGGCCGGGTGGCCGTCACCGGGCGGCGCGGCGAGTACATCGGCGTCGTGGACATGGAGACCCTGATGAACTCCGTGCACGAGATGCTGGAGGCCGACCGGCTGACGGCGGCCGAGCACGCGCACGACCTCGAGGAGCTGCGCCACCACCGCACCGAGCGGGACCTGGAGGGGCTCCGGGACGGTTCGGAGGGCTCATGA
- a CDS encoding S16 family serine protease: MLSRLTRLPRPAALVVCAVPVLALFAVAAFAPLPFVIAQPGLTADVLGSRDGKQVISITGAPTRQTTGQLRMTTIQATGPSTSVTLSELVGDWFDTTRAVMPRASVYGSGGSDKEIEEHNLEEMTKSQSTASQAALGYLRKDPKDVKVELNLADVGGPSAGLLFSLGIVDKLDGNGSGGDLTGGRSIAGTGTISADGEVGAVGGVALKTQAARRDGASVFLVPKAECSDAKSELPEGLRLVPVTSLTDAVDALRALQKGASVPSC; encoded by the coding sequence GTGCTCTCTCGCCTCACACGTCTGCCGCGTCCCGCCGCCCTCGTCGTCTGCGCCGTGCCCGTGCTCGCGCTGTTCGCCGTCGCGGCCTTCGCACCGCTGCCCTTCGTGATCGCGCAGCCGGGCCTTACGGCCGACGTGCTCGGCTCCCGCGACGGCAAGCAGGTCATCAGCATCACCGGGGCCCCCACCCGCCAGACCACGGGCCAGCTGCGGATGACCACCATCCAGGCCACCGGTCCCTCCACCTCCGTCACCCTCTCCGAACTGGTCGGCGACTGGTTCGACACCACCCGGGCGGTCATGCCCAGGGCGTCGGTGTACGGATCGGGCGGAAGCGACAAGGAGATCGAGGAGCACAACCTGGAGGAGATGACCAAGTCGCAGTCGACGGCCTCCCAGGCCGCCCTCGGCTACCTCCGCAAGGACCCGAAGGACGTGAAGGTCGAGCTCAACCTCGCCGACGTCGGCGGTCCGAGCGCCGGACTGCTCTTCTCCCTGGGCATCGTCGACAAGCTCGACGGGAACGGCAGCGGCGGCGATCTCACCGGCGGCCGCAGCATCGCCGGTACCGGCACCATCAGCGCGGACGGCGAGGTCGGCGCGGTCGGCGGGGTGGCCCTGAAGACTCAGGCCGCGCGGCGCGACGGGGCGAGCGTGTTCCTCGTACCGAAGGCGGAGTGCTCGGACGCGAAGTCCGAACTCCCCGAGGGGCTCCGGCTGGTCCCCGTCACTTCGCTGACGGATGCGGTCGACGCGCTGCGGGCTCTGCAGAAGGGCGCGTCGGTTCCGTCCTGCTGA
- a CDS encoding IclR family transcriptional regulator: protein MTAETSQTLDRGLRVLKLLADTDHGLTVTELSNRLGVNRTVVYRLLATLEQHALVRRDLGGRARVGLGVLRLGRQVHPLVREAALPALRSLAEDIGATAHLTLVDGTEALAVAVVEPTWTDYHVAYRPGFRHPLDRGAAGRAILAARQGTLIEPGYTLTHGELEAGASGAAAPLVGITGLEGSVGVVMLADAVPERVGPRVVDAAREVADALR, encoded by the coding sequence GTGACCGCGGAAACCTCCCAGACTCTCGACCGAGGACTCCGAGTTCTCAAACTGCTCGCCGACACCGACCACGGTCTGACCGTCACCGAGCTCTCCAACCGCCTCGGTGTCAACCGCACCGTGGTCTACCGCCTCCTGGCCACCCTCGAACAGCACGCCCTGGTCCGCCGCGACCTCGGCGGCCGCGCCCGCGTCGGGCTCGGCGTGCTGCGCCTGGGCCGCCAGGTGCACCCCCTCGTGCGCGAGGCGGCACTGCCGGCGCTGCGCTCCCTCGCCGAGGACATAGGCGCCACCGCGCACCTGACCCTCGTGGACGGAACCGAGGCGCTCGCCGTGGCGGTCGTCGAGCCGACCTGGACCGACTACCACGTGGCCTACCGGCCCGGCTTCCGGCATCCGCTGGACCGCGGGGCGGCCGGCCGGGCCATCCTGGCCGCCCGTCAGGGCACGCTCATCGAGCCCGGGTACACGCTCACCCACGGTGAGCTCGAAGCGGGCGCCAGCGGCGCTGCCGCGCCCCTCGTGGGCATCACCGGGCTGGAGGGCAGCGTGGGAGTCGTCATGCTGGCCGACGCCGTGCCCGAGCGGGTCGGCCCGCGCGTGGTGGACGCCGCCCGAGAAGTGGCCGACGCCCTGCGCTGA
- a CDS encoding MFS transporter — translation MNRRPFTAVLVANTISIAGSSLTLIGVPWFVLQTTGSAGRAGIVAFCATLPVAIAALVGGPVIDRLGRRRVSAGSDLICGLSVGAIPLLHYAGLLEFWMLCALMAVGGLVHTPGLASRYVLLPHLAEHAGTTVARAASLYDAVSRGARMIGAALAGVLIATLGAESVLLLDAATFCASALLVAAFVRGIPAAEPQRATGKVSLAGYRAELAEGWRFLIRTRLLLGVTVMVMMTNGLDQGWSSVLLPVHGRDALGGATALGLMVALFGGFALLGALLYGAWGERFPRRTVFAAAFLLCGAPRYAVAAFTDTSLPLAVTMALSGLGAGVLNPILTTVMLEKVPDELRSRVAGVTQAGCELTMPLGGLAAGLLIDGFGVTTALLVFGGVYFLATLSPLVFPSWRSMEAEPRFSRTEPTRPSAEPAARRPHPSAK, via the coding sequence GTGAACCGTCGCCCCTTCACCGCCGTCCTGGTCGCCAACACCATCTCGATAGCCGGGAGTTCGCTGACCCTCATCGGCGTCCCGTGGTTCGTGCTCCAGACCACCGGCAGCGCCGGCCGGGCCGGGATCGTCGCCTTCTGCGCCACCCTGCCCGTCGCGATCGCCGCCCTGGTCGGGGGCCCGGTCATCGACCGGCTCGGCCGCCGCCGGGTCTCCGCCGGCTCCGACCTGATCTGCGGACTGTCCGTGGGCGCCATCCCGCTGCTGCACTACGCGGGGCTGCTGGAGTTCTGGATGCTGTGCGCGCTGATGGCCGTCGGCGGCCTCGTGCACACCCCCGGACTGGCCTCGCGCTACGTGCTGCTCCCCCATCTCGCCGAGCACGCCGGTACCACCGTCGCCCGCGCCGCCAGCCTCTACGACGCCGTCTCGCGCGGGGCCCGCATGATCGGGGCCGCGCTGGCCGGCGTACTGATCGCCACGCTCGGCGCCGAGTCGGTGCTGCTGCTGGACGCCGCCACCTTCTGCGCCTCCGCGCTGCTGGTCGCCGCCTTCGTGCGCGGGATACCGGCCGCCGAGCCGCAGCGCGCCACCGGGAAGGTGTCGCTGGCCGGCTACCGGGCGGAGCTCGCCGAGGGCTGGCGGTTCCTGATCCGCACGCGGCTGCTGCTCGGCGTCACGGTGATGGTGATGATGACCAACGGCCTCGACCAGGGCTGGTCCTCGGTCCTGCTGCCCGTGCACGGCCGCGACGCGCTCGGCGGGGCCACCGCGCTGGGCCTGATGGTCGCCCTCTTCGGCGGGTTCGCGCTGCTGGGCGCCCTGCTCTACGGAGCCTGGGGCGAGCGGTTCCCCCGGAGGACCGTGTTCGCGGCGGCGTTCCTGCTGTGCGGGGCCCCGCGCTACGCGGTCGCCGCCTTCACCGACACCTCGCTGCCGCTCGCGGTGACGATGGCGCTGTCGGGGCTGGGCGCGGGCGTGCTCAACCCGATCCTGACCACGGTCATGCTGGAGAAGGTGCCCGACGAGCTGCGCAGCCGGGTCGCGGGCGTGACCCAGGCGGGCTGCGAGCTGACGATGCCGCTGGGCGGGCTGGCCGCGGGGCTGCTCATCGACGGCTTCGGGGTGACCACGGCGCTGCTGGTGTTCGGCGGGGTCTACTTCCTCGCCACGCTCTCCCCCCTGGTGTTCCCGTCCTGGCGGAGCATGGAGGCGGAGCCCCGGTTCAGCAGGACGGAACCGACGCGCCCTTCTGCAGAGCCCGCAGCGCGTCGACCGCATCCGTCAGCGAAGTGA
- a CDS encoding ArsR/SmtB family transcription factor, producing MPENPDPENLDPENPDLQKPTDPKVRRLDPHSLRGLAHPLRIRLLGDLGRHGPATASQLAERLGESSGATSYHLRQLAAHGFVEDAPEHGKGRERWWRACQDGTQFDEALIYDNDPVTRSAAEVFLAEIVKIHEQELSTWLGEAHTWAMDWRRSSELSDFSLKLTADQTHELVLKVHDLINSYRDLPPSEGTELVRFHTHAFPVNTK from the coding sequence ATGCCCGAGAACCCCGACCCCGAGAACCTCGACCCCGAGAACCCCGACCTCCAGAAGCCGACCGATCCGAAGGTCCGCAGGCTCGACCCGCACTCCCTTCGCGGCCTGGCCCACCCGCTGCGCATCCGCCTGCTGGGCGATCTGGGCCGGCACGGGCCGGCCACCGCCTCACAACTGGCGGAGCGGCTCGGGGAATCGAGCGGCGCCACCAGCTACCACCTGCGCCAGCTCGCCGCGCACGGGTTCGTCGAGGACGCCCCCGAACACGGCAAGGGCCGCGAGCGCTGGTGGCGGGCCTGCCAGGACGGCACCCAGTTCGACGAGGCGCTGATCTACGACAACGACCCCGTCACGCGCAGCGCCGCGGAGGTCTTCCTCGCCGAGATCGTGAAGATCCACGAACAGGAACTGTCCACCTGGCTGGGCGAAGCCCACACCTGGGCCATGGACTGGCGGCGGAGTTCCGAACTCAGCGACTTCTCGCTGAAGCTGACGGCCGATCAGACCCACGAGCTGGTCCTCAAGGTCCACGACCTGATCAACAGCTACCGCGACCTGCCTCCTTCGGAGGGCACCGAGTTGGTCCGCTTCCACACGCACGCCTTCCCGGTCAACACCAAGTAG
- a CDS encoding ABC transporter permease, translating into MSPRNPVSPERPPGEHELKGHVFRDPEEPVPDETVMASIAPPRPGSRLTWARLVTLPIVLALVLLATYLWITNATLDTIAENSLKDGNVELRLWQHVKLTAISTFWVLIIAIPLGIALTRRGLRRAAPLVTAIANIGQATPAIGLLALLVIWLGIGPSTAIIGMVAYAVLPVLSNTVAGLRGIDPQLVEASRGIGMSSMGTLTKVELPLAVPLILAGVRTALVLNVGTATLATFGGGGGLGDLITSGIQTQRMPVLVLGSVLTVALALFVDWLASLAETVLTPRGLEA; encoded by the coding sequence ATGAGCCCCCGGAACCCGGTCTCCCCCGAACGCCCGCCCGGCGAGCACGAGCTCAAGGGGCACGTCTTCCGGGATCCGGAGGAGCCCGTGCCCGACGAGACGGTGATGGCCTCCATCGCACCGCCCCGCCCCGGGAGCCGGCTCACCTGGGCCCGGCTGGTGACCCTGCCCATCGTGCTGGCGCTGGTGCTGCTGGCCACGTACCTGTGGATCACCAACGCCACCCTGGACACGATCGCGGAGAACTCCCTCAAGGACGGCAACGTCGAGCTCCGGCTGTGGCAGCACGTCAAACTCACCGCGATCTCCACCTTCTGGGTACTGATCATCGCGATCCCGCTCGGCATCGCCCTGACCCGCCGCGGCCTGCGCCGGGCGGCCCCGCTGGTCACCGCGATCGCCAACATCGGCCAGGCCACCCCGGCCATCGGGCTGCTGGCCCTGCTGGTCATCTGGCTCGGCATCGGCCCCTCGACGGCGATCATCGGCATGGTCGCCTACGCCGTCCTGCCCGTGCTGTCCAACACCGTCGCGGGGCTGCGCGGGATCGACCCCCAGCTGGTGGAGGCCTCGCGCGGGATCGGGATGTCCTCCATGGGCACCCTGACGAAGGTGGAACTCCCGCTGGCCGTCCCGCTGATCCTGGCGGGCGTACGGACGGCCCTCGTCCTCAACGTCGGCACCGCGACCCTGGCCACCTTCGGCGGCGGCGGGGGCCTCGGCGACCTGATCACCTCCGGGATCCAGACGCAGCGGATGCCGGTGCTGGTGCTGGGCTCGGTGCTGACGGTGGCGCTGGCGCTGTTCGTGGACTGGCTGGCCTCACTGGCCGAGACGGTCCTGACCCCGCGCGGGCTGGAGGCGTAG
- a CDS encoding ABC transporter permease, protein MSFWAYLSNRHQQLLTDAFQHASAVFQCMVIATALGVAIGVLTYRSGWAGNLAVTSTSTVLTIPSLAMIGLLIPIVGLGVAPTVIALTLYGLLPIVRNSIVGLRGVDPALVDAAKGIGMSRSAQLLKVELPLAWPPILTGIRVSTQMLMGIAAIAAYASGPGLGNEIFRGIASLGSANAINQVLAGTLGVVILALLFDAAYVLLGRLTIPRGIRV, encoded by the coding sequence GTGAGTTTCTGGGCCTACCTGTCCAACCGCCACCAGCAGCTCCTGACCGACGCCTTCCAGCACGCCAGCGCCGTCTTCCAGTGCATGGTGATCGCGACCGCCCTCGGCGTCGCCATCGGCGTCCTCACCTACCGCAGCGGCTGGGCCGGGAACCTCGCGGTCACCTCCACCTCCACGGTGCTGACCATCCCCTCCCTGGCCATGATCGGCCTGCTGATCCCGATCGTCGGCCTCGGCGTCGCGCCGACCGTGATCGCCCTGACGCTGTACGGGCTGCTGCCCATCGTCCGCAACTCCATCGTGGGGCTGCGCGGGGTGGACCCGGCCCTGGTCGACGCCGCCAAGGGCATCGGGATGTCGCGCTCCGCCCAGCTGCTGAAGGTGGAACTGCCGCTCGCCTGGCCGCCGATCCTGACCGGCATCCGGGTCTCCACACAGATGCTGATGGGCATCGCGGCCATCGCCGCCTACGCCTCCGGGCCGGGCCTGGGCAACGAGATCTTCCGCGGGATCGCCTCGCTCGGCAGCGCCAACGCCATCAACCAGGTCCTGGCGGGGACGCTCGGCGTCGTCATCCTCGCCCTGCTCTTCGACGCCGCGTACGTCCTGCTCGGCCGTCTCACCATCCCGAGGGGAATCCGTGTCTGA
- a CDS encoding glycine betaine ABC transporter substrate-binding protein, protein MATACAALLALGLPLAGCGLKSGSPMVDDVLPGSVGQGQPLKGASLTVTSKNFSENIVLGQMIGLIFKAAGAEVLDRTNLPGSISAREAIIQGDADAMYEYTGTAWITYLGNDKPITDPYEQWKAVRDADVKNGVAWLPPSTLNNTYTLAISKKNNAKYGLKTMSDVAALSQRDPKAVTVCVENEFASREDGLPGMEKAYGMKIPAGNVMKMDAGIIYTQVSKSDSCLLGEAFTTDGRIKAMDLDTLADDRHFFPNYNAAPELHAKTLEKYPAIAGLLDPLSKRLTTETAQRLNALVDVEGQDPHEVAKDWLVAEGFIREG, encoded by the coding sequence ATGGCCACGGCCTGCGCGGCCCTGCTGGCGCTGGGGCTGCCGCTCGCGGGCTGCGGGCTCAAGAGCGGGTCCCCGATGGTGGACGACGTCCTCCCGGGCTCGGTGGGCCAGGGACAGCCCCTCAAGGGCGCCTCGCTCACGGTCACCTCGAAGAACTTCAGCGAGAACATCGTGCTCGGCCAGATGATCGGCCTGATCTTCAAGGCGGCCGGCGCGGAGGTCCTGGACCGCACCAACCTGCCGGGATCGATCAGCGCCCGCGAGGCGATCATCCAGGGCGACGCGGACGCCATGTACGAGTACACGGGCACGGCGTGGATCACCTACCTGGGCAACGACAAGCCGATCACGGACCCGTACGAACAGTGGAAGGCGGTGCGGGACGCGGACGTGAAGAACGGCGTGGCCTGGCTGCCGCCGTCCACGCTCAACAACACCTACACGCTGGCCATCAGCAAGAAGAACAACGCCAAGTACGGGCTGAAGACCATGTCGGACGTGGCGGCGCTGTCGCAGCGCGACCCCAAGGCGGTGACGGTCTGCGTGGAGAACGAGTTCGCCTCGCGGGAGGACGGGCTGCCGGGGATGGAGAAGGCCTACGGGATGAAGATCCCGGCGGGCAACGTCATGAAGATGGACGCCGGGATCATCTACACGCAGGTCTCCAAGTCCGATTCCTGCCTGCTGGGCGAGGCCTTCACCACCGACGGCCGGATCAAGGCCATGGACCTGGACACCCTCGCCGACGACCGGCACTTCTTCCCCAACTACAACGCGGCGCCGGAACTGCACGCGAAGACCCTGGAGAAGTACCCGGCGATCGCGGGCCTGCTGGACCCCCTGTCGAAGCGGCTGACGACGGAGACGGCGCAGCGGCTCAACGCGCTGGTGGACGTGGAGGGGCAGGACCCGCACGAGGTGGCGAAGGACTGGCTGGTGGCGGAGGGGTTCATCAGGGAGGGCTGA
- a CDS encoding Lrp/AsnC family transcriptional regulator gives MGIDELDGRLIVLLAREPRIGVLEVSRRLGVARGTAQARLDRLQSNGVIRGFGPQVDPAALGYPVTAFATLEIKQGQGADVRAHLDGVPEVLELHTTTGHGDMLCRLVARSNADLQRVIDRVVAFDGIVRASTAIVMENPVPLRIIPLVEQAAEDD, from the coding sequence ATGGGAATCGACGAACTCGACGGCCGGCTCATCGTCCTGCTCGCCCGCGAGCCCCGGATCGGGGTCCTGGAGGTCTCGCGCCGGCTCGGTGTGGCGCGCGGCACGGCGCAGGCCCGGCTGGACCGGCTTCAGTCGAACGGAGTCATCCGGGGGTTCGGCCCGCAGGTGGATCCGGCGGCCCTGGGGTACCCGGTGACGGCCTTCGCCACGCTGGAGATCAAACAGGGCCAAGGGGCGGACGTACGGGCCCACTTGGACGGGGTCCCGGAGGTGCTGGAGCTGCACACGACCACCGGGCACGGGGACATGCTGTGCCGGCTCGTGGCCCGGTCGAACGCGGATCTCCAGCGGGTGATCGACCGAGTTGTCGCGTTTGATGGCATCGTGAGGGCTTCGACGGCGATTGTCATGGAGAATCCCGTGCCCTTGCGGATCATCCCTCTGGTCGAACAGGCGGCCGAGGACGACTGA